Genomic DNA from Lycorma delicatula isolate Av1 chromosome 5, ASM4794821v1, whole genome shotgun sequence:
TCGGTTACGTTCCTCCACTAACGTCTTCAGATAATAACGACTACACGAAGAAAATATCACAACAATTTATCAATTCCGTAGACCAGCAGGACCTGACAACAATAAATTAGTCAGCAACAGGTAAAACACAACTTTTCAAGTAAagacacaaaaatgtttttaaaacgttCCATGTAACAGTGTTATTATGCTGTTAATATACAAATCTAAACTGAAACTTCTTTTTAATGTAGTCACATATTAAGACCATAGCCCAAAAACGGTACTGAGTCCAAAAACGAGGAATCAATATAATGAACGGTATGCTAGATTCTATCCAATTTAATGATACGGTATTcaacgtatttaatatttaaattcgttttaattttgagcggaaattttttttaattttcatatttataattacaattatccCAATAAACCAGCTAACCGGGGAAATAGTCTATGtccagataattttaattttatgttatacaaGTTTACAGGGACTTATGAACAAATTCCATCAgagaataattatgtaatatttttattaccggAGTTATATGACTGACTAACCTTTTTAATCTAATCCTTAGGTCTGGAAAGATGCCAAATAAGTGGAGACTCGGTAACTTGATATACCACTCTATAATAACAAGGGGAATATTGCTGAATGTGAGAACTCTAGAGCCATTAGGGTTTTTCTCCATACCTAGGAGGGTGGACCAGCTAATGCATTGCACACCCTGAAAGGTTTCCTTTGCTTCTAACCTACTGAGACCCCGcgggacccggctatgccgttccccgcgGGGGTCGTTCACCCAGTAGGCCGGGACTGGGTCTCGTttatatgcctgcctctaaccgtacCCCCTTCCTAGGGAGGGATCCAGCCGGGTCGCAGTCTCTTTTTTATTGCCCACGAACTCAGGGGGTCCCCGGTCAGTCATCAAGAATGGTTCACCTCAGCAAACCACCATCTCATGAGCACACTGCCTTTGTAAGACCCTCCAGGTTGCCCCGTTTCACTCAAGAGCCATTAAGTTAACCTCACATACCCTGAACATATGTCCATCCTAACCACAAGCCACaaacattaattgaaataaaatagtaaagcaCTCATAGGATTTGGGTAAATACGTTTACAAAAATCctgcaataaatgaaaaaaatatatataactggtCATTGATCATAGAAAAATAATGAGTTTCATTCTGTCAAAGTCAAATTCACGATTAGTTAAAAATTTccatgataaatttatttaaatacaattaatattactattcttATTTCCTTTCTATTtatactacaaaatataaaaagtagaaaggaaataatgataaaataattaatattaattaatattattaataattaattataattattataataataataattagtaaaataataataattatactataaaatacgaaaaggaatttaaattaatatgatttctttttcaGTATCTGGAGAAGTAAGAGACGAAACAAATGAAATAGCTTCGCAAATTcgatataaatctaaatttttaactgGTATCATAGGTGGAAAAGAGGTGTCTATAACGAAACACCCGtatgttgtaagttttttttaatttgatacattactgttttattgaaaaataaaaattgaaaaaaaaaacaactattttctttatattttattcacacgtttttacattttattctataatgagcatatttcattaacaagtaatagctattaaatatttttcttgtacattgctataataatttctaaattaagatAAAGCAATGCATGTGTTAAGTCaaccttaaaattattatgtaattactaatcttgtatgtaaaatagttaattattatataattatattactatttttatgttgCAGTTAGCAGTACTAATTAATGATCGATTAAAGGGGGCAGCAGTTCTACTAAACAAAAACTGGGCTCTCACAACGGCTTTTAATGTGCTAAAGTAAGTGCTTTAAACTGACATGCTaatcaattaatttaagaatatgcTCATTACAAAACgtacattaaaaatacacaatGATTTCAATCATATGCTTTAGTTAAACAATTCACGCTCAGCGTGACAATTTCTCCGTAAAATGCTACGTAGTaggaattcaaaaataattattataccacTTAGGGCCTGAATGTACGCTCTTTTGTGTGCAGAATGAACGAGAGACGAGCGAGGCGAACAAGCGTGTGACGTAATACCAGTACTGAGCCAATGAAATgggagaaatttaaaatttaatttatgtcttTACTTACATACCTAAAAATAAGTTTGCTACGAGTCGGCCAATTATATAAGTAATGTCATTCAAGTGTAACTGAAAACATAAATGCCCAACACTAAATTCTGACGGTAGCTACCACTTCTATACATAAACTCTTTAAAGCAACATTTTTATACTGTCCCATTACGCGAAAACAAAACACTTTAAGGAATCGTTGTAACTAATTTATGAGTTTATTATTGATACTATAACATTTCGTGGGAATGAAATATCGCTCTTCAAAACTCTAATGGAAAAATACATAATGTGTAATCTGCCGACCtcgtggaattttttttatacaaatttcccTACAATGTGTGATATTGTTAGCGATTAAaacggtaatttaaaaaaaatatatataaatttaattaaaagaaaacaaatcaaaaacaataaaattactgagATCAGGGTAACCTAATAATCAGTAAATTTCATACATTCgcaaaccattttaatttaacaatttaattatctattttcataaagcaaaaatctaaaaaaaagttgagTGTAACAACAAATGAATCTTCACGTCTGACAATAATGAATAAATCGCAGTTTAAAACTTCCAAACCAAAGTAGAAAAGTAAACTATCTTACATTATCAGTGCTTTCAGAATCAACGCACTATCagtgctttcattttttttttttaatgtaaaaactataaaattgcaGCAGTTTTTTCTTTACCGATCGAGATAATAAgataaatttcaggaaaaaattgtggtaaaaaaaagaagaaatacagaAATGTCTTCTCAAATCTGTATCGCAACACCGTTAGTAAAATCCATACACcaacaaatcattttaatttaacagagTAAAAATCGTTTCAATAACATATGGGAGCGAACGCGTAAATCCGAATAATCCCACTGACCAAGTCATATCCATATCaggttaagttattaataaattctaaatacagtaaataataaattaataaatacagttcatttattttcactttctttttgtgtttaaataCAAGCACGACATCTGACGAAGTAACTTGATCAGCAAGCAATAACGCATTTTCCGGAGGTAAAACTACAACATCGAAGAAAATTGTAAGACATCCTGAATACGTAGGATTATGGAATGATGACTTGGCTTTAATAAAACTGGCAACACCAGCTATATTTAGTGAAAGCGTTAAATCTATATCTATTGCAGAATCACTACCAAACGAAGGAACAAACGCAGTGGTAATAGGATGGGGAGGAAAGGTACTATTGTTACttactttatatttttgcttTGAATTAGTTTAagctgttttatataaataagcatTTCTTTTAGATTGTAATAACCTTGCTgcgaagttgttttaaaaaacctATACTGTGAAAACTTTGTTCATTCCACTTAAATACTGGAAGTAGTTCATTTCTTTAGCGCAATCTTCATCCTTTTTCTTCGTGCGACTAGaagtattcaattttatattgcaTGTTACATTCGACAAACAGCagtatttaatagtttttgataatAGTTAATTGGCTTCAGTTACATTACGCGAAGACAGTATCTATCTAAATCCTCCAACGGCCAATTGTAGGTTAAACTATTATTCTCctccaaaaaaaatgaaacggTCAAAAAAGAAATCCAGTGATTCATAACCTTTTTAGCTCCAAGACcgccaaaaagttaaaaaaaggacatataatgaatatttcccGACCCCCTAACCACATCCCGATGAAATCTAATTAGCACACGAAAATGAACAtccatgtatgaagtgtacaaaaatgagcgatttacaggttccaacttgatgggTACATTCTCCTTGTAATACGGTGTGGTTGTACAATATTTGCTGCGAGAGCGTCATGTTTAATGCTGTAAAACGTCAATCTAGTTTCGAAAGCAAAGCATGCGTCTGGTGACtttatttaagcatttaaaaacaTAGTTTCACTGAAAATAACCATAATGTaagtttttcggttttttttatttagtgtgcACTCACATGATGTAACTGTTCTTTTTTCAAGCAGatataaaatggataaatttatgaaaaagaaagtgAGCTATCTATCTGCAGCGAatagattggtaaaaagacaagattgtacaatgaacgttatttaaattatgttttacctcattggatggaaaatCACAGTGCGTTGTTttctttcaagtcctctccgatgaaaaAATATGAAGCCATAAAAATTACTTCGACACTTTGAAACTAAACATCCCGATCATAACAACAAACTCCAGGaatttttcgaaaataaattatatattccgagaaatcaacaagcttctatttgtaaattaaacCGTACTGGTAAAAGTACACGAACCATATTATCTCGTAGCATAGAGAATCCATGATGTCAAATCCCCCACacaatagcaaaaaaaatatactgcCTGCTACAGATGATACGGCTAGTGTTTTAATAGGTGTGGAAGAAGGAAACAAATCGAAATTTCCCGCTTTCTAACGACAAAATATTAAAGCGATTCGATGACATGGCTACCGATGTTAGCGATCAAAAAATTCAGCTactgagttcaagtgaattttttagtattcaatttgatgaatcaacagatgggGCAAACATTTTTCCGTTCTCACGTTTTGTGTGATATGATTGCGGAggagatcaatcaaagaaaatatgttgttttgcaaatcaataaaAGGTCATGCAACagaaaaatgtcttttttttataaagctactTAGAACTATAACATAGGTTGGACAAAATG
This window encodes:
- the LOC142325712 gene encoding snake venom serine protease rhinocerase 5-like, with amino-acid sequence MDIYKRLSEKDENTISGEVRDETNEIASQIRYKSKFLTGIIGGKEVSITKHPYVLAVLINDRLKGAAVLLNKNWALTTAFNVLNNNAFSGGKTTTSKKIVRHPEYVGLWNDDLALIKLATPAIFSESVKSISIAESLPNEGTNAVVIGWGGKDYSFSTNGTLREAVVPVNHYETCKYKYQDIPEFTRTSFCTAIDDVGPCTHDLGDPLVFNKTVIGIFSGTFDCGSTKRPAVYADVTKYNEWINSVIKLKTNKL